One genomic window of Lynx canadensis isolate LIC74 chromosome F2, mLynCan4.pri.v2, whole genome shotgun sequence includes the following:
- the PARP10 gene encoding LOW QUALITY PROTEIN: protein mono-ADP-ribosyltransferase PARP10 (The sequence of the model RefSeq protein was modified relative to this genomic sequence to represent the inferred CDS: inserted 8 bases in 6 codons; substituted 3 bases at 3 genomic stop codons): MLGVGDGGTPVRSWRRPGRGGVGTFQEPADALSRLAPSPIEVRILGEQARAPARGLRGLRCLSLAWVPQAXAVRVXEGASPPHLLLLELSLESVCCGGXGPLEGLRRQPGLLDTTVSFQHWQGEWVAQAVLHQDHRLQESEPSLLPHEPENLAKDTSGGDCPVELEPGATEHAVLEAGGPARALKGAGTVTLGSEEAPAQVGRSLXLQTGPTGSLGKAGPVSSGLVGSLGHGGWPSGPHGDCPGVSGACGVGEPGACGATGVGVLVGVALSLEPGTMPFIHLDHEDLLAGLGRVAVFPVGGPDLMGFWLWGALAPCQGAEXFLQSPLGGIVCRVLSLKAQSSASGPGAQFRCVFGTERLARAALDTDPEEVETEATLPLPGHSHTLWXPDSTGSDWGSMTLEEVRGLMATLEDPDGEGWPPPELGTEKPEGESAPRAGRGPGGCKRRRAGRERSLELQGRAAQQEDAVCCSEPWPSPCWIPCVGGRRWAPRWGAPVARPGWWRMWPLSRMGLATLALSCPPLLSQARSLGRGAGCPSLSLQDGYWPPNADGHKVVFXALLLAGDDRQGRXGLRVPPLRAPXHLLLGCLHRPGILQSLAPGSPRRTALLAPRLPPLPLGAPLPPAAVRGQVGARTEGQGCVPAWGRPSRQGSAEPGRRVGQLDTAHPGPT, translated from the exons atgctgggggtgggggacggggggaCCCCCGTGCGGAGCTGGCGGAGACCCGGCCGAGGGGGCGTTGGCACTTTTCAGGAGCCGGCAG ATGCTCTGAGCCGACTTGCACCCTCCCCCATAGAGGTCCGCATCCTGGGGGAACAGGCCCGGGCCCCGGCCCGGGGCCTTAGGGGGCTGAGGTGTCTGTCCCTGGCCTGGGTGCCCCAGGCCTGAGCTGTGCGTGT TGAGGGGGCATCCCCCCCGCACCTGCTGCTGCTGGAGCTGTCCCTGGAAAGTGTGTGTTGCGGTG AGGGGCCCCTGGAGGGCCTTCGCAGGCAGCCTGGGCTCCTGGACACCACTGTCTCCTTCCAGCACTGGCAGGGGGAGTGGG TGGCCCAAGCGGTTCTACACCAGGACCACCGGCTGCAGGAATCAGAGCCGAGCCTCCTCCCCCATGAGCCTGAGAATCTTGCCAAGGACACCAGTGGAGGGGACTGCCCGGTCGAGTTGGAGCCTGGGGCCACGGAGCATGCTGTCCTGGAGGCCGGAGGGCCAGCAAGGGCACTGAAGGGTGCAGGGACAGTGACCCTGGGCTCTGAGGAGGCACCAGCACAGGTAGGAAGGAGCCT TCTGCAGACAGGTCCTACAGGGTCTCTTGGAAAGGCTGGGCCAGTCAGCTCAGGGCTCGTGGGGTCACTGGGACATGGGGGCTG GCCCAGCGGGCCCCATGGAGATTGCCCCGGGGTCTCCGGAGCATGTGGGGTgggtgagcctggggcctgcgGGGCCaccggggtgggggtgctggtgggTGTGGCGCTGTCCCTGGAGCCAGGAACCATGCCTTTCATACACCTTGACCACGAGGACCTTCTTGCCGGCCTGGGACGTGTTGCTGTCTTCCCGGTGGGAGGGCCAGATCTGATGGGCTTTTGG CTCTGGGGAGCCCTGGCCCCATGCCAGGGGGCGGAGTAGTTTCTGCAAAGTCCGCTAGGGGGCATTGTCTGTCGCGTGCTGAGCCTGAAGGCCCAGAGCAGCGCTTCGGGGCCGGGGGCTCAGTTCCGATGTGTCTTTGGGACAGAGCGTCTGGCCAGGGCTGCCCTGGACACAGACCCCgaagaggtagagacagaggccaccctgcccctcc CTGGCCACTCCCACACCCTGT CCCCAGACAGTACAGGCAGTGACTGGGGGAGCATGACGCT AGAGGAGGTCCGAGGGCTGATGGCCACCCTGGAGGACCCCGATGGGGAGGGCTGGCCGCCTCCAGAGCTGGGGACAGAGAAGCCTGAGGGGGAGTCTGCACCCAGGGCCGGGAGGGGCCCAGGTGGCTGCAAGCGGAGGCGTGCTGGCCGCGAGCGGTCCCTGGAGCTTCAAGGCCGGGCGGCCCAGCAGGAGGACGCCGTGTGCTGCAGTGAGCCCTGGCCCTCTCCTTGCTGGATCCCCTGTGTTGGAGGCAGAAGATGGGCTCCCAGGTGGGGGGCACCGGTGGCCAGGCCTGGCTGGTGGCGCATGTGGCCTCTGAGCAGGATGGGG CTGGCGACCCTGGCCCTCAGCTGTCCCCCCCTCCTCTCACAGGCACGCTCTTTGGGCAGGGGAGCAGGGTGCCCCTCCCTGTCGCTTCAGGACGGCTACTGGCCCCCCAACGCTGACGGCCACAAGGTGGTGT GGGCACTCTTGCTGGCGGGTGACGACAGGCAGGGCCGTTGAGGCCTGCGGGTGCCCCCTCTGCGGGCCC GGCACTTGCTCCTGGGCTGCCTCCACCGGCCCGGGATCTTG CAGTCCCTGGCACCCGGCTCCCCGCGGCGCACAGCCCTGCTGGCCCCTCGGCTGCCTCCGCTGCCCCTGGGGGCGCCCCTGCCTCCGGCTGCTGTGCGTGGACAGGTGGGTGCCCGCACGGAGGGCCAGGGCTGTGTCCCCGCTTGGGGCCGACCCAGCCGCCAGGGGTCAGCAGAGCCCGGGAGGAGGGTGGGCCAGCTCGACACCGCCCACCCCGGCCCGACCTAG